Part of the Apostichopus japonicus isolate 1M-3 chromosome 18, ASM3797524v1, whole genome shotgun sequence genome, GATCAGCTCACAGTGCTGTAATAAGTCTCCCTAGTTTCGAGTCTCCAATTAAAGTCAGCTGTGGGCTATAAGTCACAAGTCGAATCATCTAATTAGTATGCGCTCTATGCGTTATTAAAGGCAGACATATTCGCAAGTCAAGTGAAGTCAACACACTGGAGTTAATATCTGCTCGGAGTCCGATCTGCTATAAGTCAGGCTCGAGTCCGACTTGAGCCAAGGCTCGAGTCAGTATAATCTTGACTTAGTTAGACAATTCCGCATGAGTCACTTTTAGCCGGCCCAGATAACAAGTGTTAGCTTAAATTGTTGCGCTGTTTCGTATGCAAGATAGTTTTTTATTTCAAGTTAATATTATAAACCAAGTACGCACAAGTTCACATTGTTGGTCTTTGAGCAAAATTGTCACATCTGCATTGATTCTCCGAAGGTCTTCAAACTACAACTACAAATACTGTATCGTactgctttaaaaaaaatgagaataacACTTCAAGCATCATGGTTGTATAACACTTTAAACAGAAAACCTCAGCATCGGGTACCGTTGTGTACACTAAATTTCTACTTAACAGCCAATATAACGGAAAAATAGCCAATGTGATTTGACTCCAGATATCGCTAACACTATTGTAACCGTCAGTATTGAAACGAAAGTATCAAGTGTAATCATGGCGTTAGTTAGGCTACACAAATTCCACAATGAATGTATATAGGCTTAGGTGAACCTAACGTTAAATTATGTATTCAAAACAGTATAAAAGCCTTTCCAAATGTACAGAGTGcgcttgcttttttttttcattgccGTATCACGTAGCTTGTTTGCATAGATATATAGTCCTATACATGCACGCATTTGTAAATCAGTTGCCCTTTGGGGAGTTGAGCGGTTTACTATAGCCTTCAAGAACAGAGCTAcagtgtttttgttgttttactgGGTTTCCTCTATGCATTCAAACAACTAAGTTCGACACTCTTTTGTTACACTACCGTATACTGTTAAACACAGAATGAGACCCAGTTCGACCCGAAAAGCAAACAAGAACGGTAGATGGCATTGTTCCGCGCACACCCGCTGTTTAAACAAGACTTTTGTAATGTCATTTCAAGAACTGTTGTGTCAAATGCGTCATCACATCAGCAAATGTACATTTGCCACAGCTGTCGTCTATATGGGTCGTCAAGCTCCATTGCCGCCCGAATTATGAACGCATGGAAGCTTTTGGATATCTCTTGAAAAGTGGTGAATACTAATAGTTTTGCCACCATTTTGAATTTCaagcaaaatattaaaaatcttAGTAAATTGACGTTATCGCCGGATCAAaattgttgtccctaaaagctTTTTGCTAGCCCGCTACTTGCCGAACCCCAAATTCTGGAAATTATGGTGCAGCTGCTGGTTGACTTCTTGGCTGGAGGGTATAGGAAGGGATAACGGTATAGGGTCAGGGTAGAACTTAAAGATCATTGCAAATAAACCGCAAAGGTGCTGGTTTCTGCAGGTTAGGCATTCTAGCCGCGGGCTAAGAACATATACCGGTACATATATGCTTAGCGCGTTCATCTACCttcattctttttccttttattttgtacTGTTTGTATTTTCGAACAAAAGTAATCAAGCTAATGGatattattgttatataatTTCACATTTCAGCGTCTACCAGCATTGCTTCATGGTGCTGAATCACTGAATGCCGGGAGAGCACGCAACCCACTGTAACCCCGACTGTTAAACCGAAGGGACTATTTAATGATCATCAGTTACCCCCTCCcggtcaccccctcccccactagAATTATGCTAGAAAGACTattaatggtcactcatgtttCAAACTTCAGCAAGCTTGTATTAATTCTATTACACTTAATGCCATTCCATCTCATTGAGACATTGGTTGTCCCACTGAACATTTCTCAATGGCGGTgaataattagaaaaaaatgtccGACTATTCTAGAAAGTACTTTTTGGCAAACTTGTAGCAATTTTTTAGCAAGCTGAAAATGGCTAATGGGACCAATATTCATGACCCTAAAGTAATACCATTATAATGAGCCAAtagagaagaagaaataaataaaaataacagaTACTGACTTTTCTTCGTCACTGCAGATGAATTATCAAGGACTCCCCAGGAAGCTCCCCCACCTTACACCTCCATTACTCCAGAAAGGATGGAcggaaatgacgtcatcactccTGTTCCACCACTCGTTGAAGAAAACACCGAGCAGAATAATGGCGCTGGAAATAAAGAcatattaccattacgtaatcCAGAACCATCGATGCCAACCGAAGGAGAGGAGGAACTTGATGCGCCGAGTGGTAGACGGCAATCGACGGAATCGGGAATCGGCTTGAGTAAAAAGAAATACCACACAGTCACATTAGCCACCTTGCAAAAACAGTATTCTAATGTTGGTACAGACTGAGGCGTTCGACTCTCCAAAACAATAAATGCCATTGTTGATTTAAATCCTGTAAACAATTATGGATATCAAAATGACAAATGAATGTATCAACTTGCAAGTTGTCCAGTTAGGGGCTATCTAGCTTTTTCGAGTAAAATATTACGGTTCAAAACAAAGTAATTATCAAAATGGTAATTGTCGATACAACCTATATATAAACACTGagggtttgtgtgtgtatgtgggtgtgcgtgtgcgtttgttttgctggctgaccgaggacttgaacaaaagaatttcaggtcctcggttgtgatttctaaagaatcaccacgtcctcggaagaattctattgtatggggtattgttaaggttagggtacgtggatttgaacaatagaaaatacaatggggtcctcggtctgaatgaaatacaaacatgtgtgtgtgtgtgtgtgtagaacACCTGCATGCCTTGCATAGGTCTAGGTCCAGTTGTACAGATGATCATTTAAAACCGTTCCATTGTATATCTTGTTGTTCCGCCAGTGGAGGACCTCGGTCTTATACGCGTGAcatcatgtgacgtcacacgcgcAGTTTGAAGCCATAGCTTACAAAGccaaatggaaataaaaataaaataaaactgttagcaaactgcttatcaacTAGAGAGCCTGtataatagaatgtgtaaaagtcaAAGTCGAGCCAAATGGACGTAGCGTAATCCAAAGGATCTCTCAAGATcaccaaaaagaaaacaaaaacactaaccccccctccccccccccacacacacacctctACCCCCACAAGAACACTAACATTAAcgtctttaaaaaaaacacagattGCGTCTGTCTACGGTGTCCCAGAACGGACATGAAACATGACACTGCCAAGTCAAAATTTCGATGTTTAGCCTATTCGAGATAATAAGTCGCAAATTCTAGGTAATAGGTCCAAATTTCGAgacaaaaaatgttcaaatatcGAGAGAAAAAACAACTATGCAAATAGTTTTAAATTCCTGTCGAGATTATATGTTATTACTTTTCTCAGACTGTTGACTTTGCAATCAaactttaatttgtatttctaaTGTCTCTTCTGAGCCACAGTAGATATCACACCTTGATAAAAACTCGTCTTTTATGCAATCGGTACTTTTTAGGGAAGTTGATAAGGGTTGCACAAAATAAGACAGTATAACTAGAGTCTCTGGCATAAGGTTTCTTTaatttacttacttacttacttatactttatatatatatatatatatatatatatatatatatatatatatatatatatatatatatatatatatatatatatataatcgtgATATAATACGAATGTAAGTCATAATAAACAATATGATTATGTTCATATAAATTGTGAAATGATATCCAGTTTATTCTATTAGGTAAATACAATGAAgtataataatatcatatttccAACTGGAGAACTCCCACCCCTCACCATACCCATGcggacaaaatataaaataatttgtttatcAATGTCcatgtacataggcctatatacttcaatttttttggtgatatgATTAGATGTAACCTTCTTTTCTTGTAGCATACGAATTATTTTTTCCGAACCGTCattaatatgttttgttttttggtacATTCATGTTATCAAATTAATCAATTAGTAAGTTTtaacaataaaatgaagaaaacaaaaaaacaaaaagaaaagatgatTAAGTTTCATGAGGTTAATGTCATCATTATATAAAGTATAATGTAATTGTAGAGATGTTGTTaactgaaaacaaataaatgttatgatattgttttaaaaaaCGTCTGTGTCCATACAGTGTTTTAAAATGCGAAAAAGAAAGCCCCTTCCTATCTCGTCTCAGCCCTTCCCCCTCGTaatgcaggggcgtagcgagcggtgggtgtggggggggtgtcacaccccccccaataatttggtcgctgtcggcaaattttgggtctgtcggcaaaaggagaaaaggtgaagagagcggaaggggaagaaagaaggaaagctgaatagagaaaaggagaacgggagcttcttccgtgccaaatttgacttaaaatatgcaccagattgcatctaaggacgtttcaaaactaaaaattttccaaagggggaggggtagaccccctacccttagactcctcccccatttcagtcaccacttccagatccgtcggcaaatcaaatttgacttaaaatatgcaccagattgcatctaaggacgtttcaaaactaaaaattttccaaaggggaagggggacaccccctccccttagacccctcccccatttcagtcaccacttccagatccgccggcaaatcaaatttgacttaaaatatacaccagattgcatctaaggacgtttcaaagctaaaaattttccaaaggggagggggacaccccctccccttagacccctcccccatttcagtcaccacttccagatccgtcggcaaatcaaattatccacaccccccaacaaaaaccccttcgctacgcccctgtcgtAATGTTTCTATAATCTAAGCAGTTCCAAATGACAAtgcatttattgcaaaattttgaaCTGTTGAAGGCGtgttaagaaaaacaaaacccgCGTAGTGTGTTTACATAAAGACAGTGTATAACCCCTGATGAATGTTCCCTTTGTATACAAAGTATAGGTTTTGTGACATATCCATGCAAGACACATGCACCACCGATACGCACATTTTATGGAAAGCCAAAATGCCCAATAATTAGATATTCCAGATTGTTcgaccgaaccccccccccccaccaccaccccttgGATTATCGATTTACAAACCAGGATTATTTgccgataaaaataaataagataAGAACAAATTTATTAAACCGGTCCACTTAGGGTAATTTAATGCATTAACAACAGTAAACATCacacaaaaattataaaattacaaaatcatgtacaaataataaataaaaaacaatataatgGACAAGACAAGAGAGCGGAACAGTTCTCACAAGATAGCACAAGCATTCTAGCGATTGAAAATAAGGTTATAAAGTTTAATACATTGTGGAATAATCGAGGATCATAAACCAGGATTTTCAAAACAACCAACGGAAAATCAAACGtaattattagcacaaccttgcattcAGACATTATAATGCCGACGTATCGGAGGTAATGAGTATAGTCTAACTGTCTATTTGTTTCCTGGGGGAGGAATATCCTTCATGGGAATCGCCTTCGGCAACCCAAtgggccaccccctcccctcattatATAGGTCAAAAGGGTGGACGAAAATGACTGTGAGTGTGATGATGAAACTCTATCGTGATCAACGTGACCATCGTAGTGAATCTAATGCTGTGGTCCTTTCATGGACGAAGCCCACAAAAGCTCTATGAATGTCTGTTTATGGGATGCCTCATGGCATTCTCGGCTTCGGTAATTAATTTCGGGCCAGATTTGTGTACTGTTCTCGATAGCATCAATCCGGTATATCGCtggggcaagggcggcggaaccgggggggcacagggggcacgtgcccccccacttttcctcaggttaaaaatgtgccctttttctacataaaaattgaggtgtctcaagttagcaagaggccagggaaccagaatgaacactcgggaagggctgtttccggccatctgagggcattgtaaaaccaaaaattttcttgtacgctccgcgccaactgatggtggcgctccgctcagatagtcgtgcctttacaactttgcaaatcctggctacgcccctgacttttaatgaatttctgtgggtcaaactgaaagctatttcgaatggaaaaaaattgttaagatattgacaagaaataaactctaattcggaagattcctacattagcaactagcatgattttcacctcattctgtcttcaaagaaaacttgttccttgtttcccaatttgcacattggatattgcagtgctagtatgcattttttccttgagggtgggggggggcgttgatggagtgatgtgtatacgcaaataagataatacaataagagttataaagggtactaaatatcacgctgcatcagtccaatcgaatttctgcaaagtgccctttgatgtcggtgccccccccccccccagattaaaagtgcttccgccgcccttgcgcTGGGGCAAGGTCCGGGCTGCCAGAAATTGTTTCGCGGCCCGCGAGGTTTTCAGAACCCTATATAATGCGGCCCGTGGAGCATCATAAGTAACATGGGAAAACGTTCATACTTTGAGGAGTTTTAATACATGTCCTACttgttataaaatatttcaacaaatatCATATATCAGACGGATAACACGCTGTAGAAAATTCTGATCATGTTGtattttccatgttttataGTATTTCTATTTTGGTCACTGGGGTTATCAATTGTTACGTCACGTGGAAGCGATTTCACTGTGGCCTGTCAGATAAACTTCGTGCACGCCCAAGATGTAAACCACTTACAGCAAGTCCAATTCCGGTGATTGTGCAATTCGCGCGCCATGTGTCTATGGAACCGGTGTGAATGTGTGACGTCTTTATTCTTGGTATTCGATCGGACAATATCCCAAAGATAATGGATGGACAAGATCTTCTATTATCGTTGTGATGTATTTTGCCAATCTATATGAAAGCGTATTAAAGCAGTTTCAACAAAGAAATAGCACATAAACAAATCAATTGCATTTTGTCCTTATCTTTACTTGAAACAATTTTGCATGAAGAAATTTTTAAACGAAATTAATTTAAGCAGAACTTTCAGTCTAGAACAGCAGTGTTCTGTGTGTTGCCATCGATTTCTGTTCTGGTCTTTATAGTTTGTGAATCATATTCCGGCATTGAAGAATTAAGCAAGGCTGCACCActggaaaacaaaaattaactATTTTCGTCATCAAAGGTTAGTTGTAAAACTGTTCACAATATGGCGATTATTTTGCCTTAAGTCTTGAAATGTAGATCTGCGTCTGGAGTGATCTTTAGAGTATTTGAAGAGTAGAAAATTAAACATACCGGTAGTTGTAAACTACATGAAGGTAGTGTAAGTGCTATACTAACATGAACTTGTGTTAGAAGTCACACTTGAACTTAGGCTAGGCTAACAGGTCTATGCTATAGTATAGCCTTAGTCAGTGAAACCTTTCAGGCCTATCCAGTCATGTATTTCCTCAAAATGCTTCGACTCATTGACAAATGGAAATATTCAGACACTAGTACTTAGTCAGTGGTGGGCTGGCATTCTCAATCTCATAGCCTAATTTAACTTGTCTTCAGTTAAGAATTTTTTTCATCTTGCTGTCAGTATTGGCCTATTTAGGCCTGTTTTGAAACATGCTTCGGTACACAAGGAAAAGGGATtggatggcatgtgtgtgtacattaataacaatacatgtatgcatttttGTCTAGGCTAGCAAGGAATGTGCAGTTTCTAACTTAGGGAAACCCACGCTGGTAAAACGTTCTTGAAGTAGGTCTACGACCAGTAAAATTTTTGCTACCCAGCTTTCTGTACCTACTGTCAGAGAGATCGACAAAGTTTCATCTAAGTTCTAAGTTTTATAACAATCCAAACTAAACTAATTGATGGGATTATCTGGTCTCTGTCTAACTACTTTCACAATGCCATGGAGCTTTTACGGTTCGAAGATGTCGCTCTCTTTACATTTGAGAATACATGAGAATTCCCTACCAATTATAGGCTACTATACTGTTTGTGGTTGGACTGGGCCCAGTATTGGAGTGTACTGAACTGTACGTTCGCGCCGAAGTGAAAGACATGTAAACAACATTGATTTTTCgtacttttattttctttataatcaAATCTTTTATTAAGTtgctgcaaaagaaaaaaaaccataGACAGGAAAGGGGTCGTCATCCAACCGCAAATACAtttgtaggctaggctagtGTCCATACGGTTCATGCTAGTGGTTGATAGTACAGTTAACGCTGGTTTTCTTACCACACATGGATGTTCATATACAAGTAAAACAAGTTTAGCACactttaatttcttttacttGATGAATGCTTGCAGTGTGGCTTGATATACAAGTTAGCACacttttatttgtttacttGATGAATGCTTGCAGTTTGGTTGGAATGGTCTTTTAAGTATTCATGAGGAAGAGTGTACTGGCTGCTTCCATGTCCCTGTATTCTCTGGAGCACTGATGATACAAATAATAGCTCAGAATGGTATCCAACAATTATTGTGGGTGTTTTGTGGCCAAGGAAGTGCATTGGAGTTCTTGGTTTGTTTCATTGACTTCACAAAGACATGACTTTTTTCCTCTGAAATTTCCACTTTATACTGTACCAATGAACCACTCATTGTTGTACATTCCAGCGATGTAACGCTTGGTTGGTACTCTTTCGAGTCAGCCTGAGGTTGAATATTAGCAGAAATGGATTCTCTCTCCTCTGCATGGTCTCTAATGGGCACAATTTTGCAGTGGTTGGTCACTGGAGAGTCGCAGCTTCTCAATCTTTCCAACATCAATGGGTATAAAAATGTGATGAGATCGTATTCCTGCTATAGTTTATGATGGTGTCTGCACGTGACACACTGGTTGTATTGTTCTAGAATGTAGTGTCTACATGTGACACACAGGTGATATTGTTCAAAAGGTTTATACAAATGAGGTACCAGTGTTTGTATAGcatgagggggaaaaaaaggggaCTGGGTTAGGTTAAAgtagcattttgcgtccttttctatggtttttttcaacctcactgatCCCTTGATGCCATAACAACATAGttctagcttatctattcaaatcaaACTTCatatggtggcataaaagtcgaaaaatttacaactttttactttgtatttctcgaagatattttccgttgggatcccaataaacctcacccataatatgaatatttaaaagcgaCGAACGTCATTGATCGatatgtaatacaacaccatgcttgatttgtgtagattgtctatggcagttgaaCTAGGGAGTTGTTAGAGTACCAGCTTGCTGGTTGTaacaagttaccaactcgacgtttttgaatctatatttagcaacggctcaaaactaaacctgcatctctgattggttgagttcaaactagtgggttgggggaactgtatctGTATGTGATTAATatgaaatgtgtaatttgtcggagGACACTTTTCACATTATCtacaaatgtccttaattactcgccaattaacgcttttgaCAGGAAAAAAtgggctaatatcttagtttgctgttttgtgattgatatatgtaaaaaacttgatagATTGTCCAAAAAATGAAAACGGTgaccaaatgcaaaatgctgctttaaagccaGAGAGCAGTAAGACAGACACAAGTCTAAAAAGaaaagtccaggtcaaaatttctttttgatatacTGTATCTTAAAAATGAAcctaatctaagcattctggtgaaatttgcattcaattcctatgttctgtttttgagatattgacagttgaagttatctgatattctaccaaagtgaacttgaagcaaacaggtgtgatgtcacagttgcacactgacaaataatgttttcttttttttctgtatttttcagtctattgatttgaccttaaTTGGATAGGaatactagtttgtctaaaggggatgtgatgattataaaataccaatacctatggtacatgaacattatggatgcatccaattgtggagtataaaattagacataaattttaaagaaaaaaatagcttTAGTTATCATAGTGCAACAATGACGACAAACccgtttgctccaagttcacttttagtatcaaaggtggcaacttcaactgtcaatatctcaaaaaaggTACATAGGagttgaatgcaaatttcataaGAATGCTtggattatgttcctctttaaaacatgataaagaaattttgacctggactattcttttaagtacTGGCAGATTTAAATTGTAATGTGTGGTTTAATCCATGTTTCTCTACAAAAACTCTAcaacagtactgtatactactgtatataaggCCTCATATTGTGTTGTGTATTATGGGAGATTTTGAGGCACTACAGGTATGAGGGACCAGCCTATTGGAGGGTTAACTGAAGTGATCATTTATTGCAGTGGAATACATGCATAATCAACCCATttctaaaaacaataataaaaacaatcttTTTTGTAACtgcaaaaaatacatttaatacacAAGCTTCAAACTTGAAATACACTGTATGATATTAACTTAGTGTAGGGAGTTGTTAAAAAATGTGCGAAAAACGTCTAATATTCAAATTGCCACCATACCATGAAGGAGTTGAGTGCCAAAGCTGAAATTTGATGTACaagtagatataatatatatatttaactggtgtaaatttcaataaatgtttcaattgatcGCGGGGTCAACCGGGGTCAAGAAGGGCGGGGTCTTTTTCACCTTTTTCTGGCTGGAGCCAACTTTGGCCCCATGCCATTTCTTAATTAATGCATTGGTGGGCTTATAATTGCTTATGGGTATAGACATGCAACCATAGTTAATACCCAAGGAATATAGGATTCATGTGACCTCTCATGTGGATACAGGGTGAccttaaaaatcacaaaaatcattttTGACAGAATAAAGTGCCTACTTTGGGTGATCATAACCAGAAAAATAAAGGAGATACAGTTAAATTGAGTGCAGATTCATAAATTTTGGCAAGAAGTAAGATAGAATACCAAATTTGAGCTCTCTACCTGGTACAAAGACTGAATTATGAGCTTTCAAagtcggaaaatatcacaaaagtcactttttgCGAATCGCAAACGAGCAAAATGGCCACAACAACCAAATTTCAACGGGCCATATCTCGAAAACGACATGgagtatgattttaatttttggtATGTGTTCATATGGGACATACTCAATCATTCTGATGAAATTTCATCTAAATCTGAGAGGGTCACCTGGGGACCACTGGttgatttgacatggaatgacccGGTGGCGTTACCAACATTCCCATACATATTATAACACTGAATAAATTTGAAGTGACAATGTCGGCCCTGaggtaaacatatatatatatatatatatagtgtctGTCATCAAACATAGCAGATTTGGGTTCCCCTGTTTGCATTGCAAAGAAAAGCCTTAACATTGTGTTGATTGTTGTATTATTTCGAAAAGGAAGTTCAAAtggataagataagataagataagataagataagattcaCTTTATTAAACCCACTTCGGGtaattaaagaccaactatggagacatttcgatgaacataaaatcccaccatttttcatgtatgtaatccttaactgactccaatcacattgctgtaattaactttaccaatttcggacgttaaataagtgaaaaatgggacgaaaagtcagcttctatttcagacattcctgaaacattcctaagacatcaggtgaccatgtgacgtcaacgtttgtatacctcactcacaactatacttttagtgtgtaaagtcgtatacttgagctgccaaaaacatcaacgatattactcctttttcctcaaaatgtcacaattctgtgttgttggaggttgcagttaaacctcatccaacaaaagcatcagcttttttagatttccgagtaaaagaaccgacgtaaaacgccgcagactttggatcaattttttgagatccacgcggaaagatttttcagcacccggagtatctcatgcccatgagtccacatgcttgaccctgcttctgtgtatgctgcaaatgtctcattgtGTGAAAATTAtgtactgtcgatagctgtgtcggaccatggtcggacatagctaatgtgaaattgaccgtaaacacgccctggacgtccttacatgtaacattatatcacgcaattgacagtaatatatttactgtaagagatgaccgtatataccgtgccaagggtatagcattgttagtacatgtacggtagttagttacaactctcgccggcgttggctcacagcatgtgtaaatagccatgttaggatttatctatttcatttgttgtattccagtatcgtgagttcctgatacatgtgtaatattgtccgttctgtttattccgacatctgcatggtccaaggagttgaataaaaacggtagtatgtagcgatcggacgttttatttcgttagtgactgtcttgtgattgtgggatgttagtactgggcaaggcctgtttcaactagacctaactctatggaattacacagactcacggtagattttcgcccaggattgaacaagaaacgtggattaggatattcactgctaaatttgtttattgacaggatactttttctgtgtttgtatacttttggatattaaaacgagtaagtactatgtaagtatattgtaccgtacggacctattgacgctacgctatgtaaaagatgcctctatttgagtggaaattttgctaagaaaataagcaatttaactaaaatttctgcttataattgtcttaaaacttgttgttaaccttcatgtgttcttgttttaagctaacagcttttcaaacgctcgaaattggaaatcaaaaacagtacaattgttcgctatctgtgtacaaaaagtgcctatatcagcgtttgattttcgcggtatacaaacaatgacgtcacacagtgaccagaggctcctttgggtcaatctctgttttcagacattccagaggttcatgtcacgtgactacccaaaatgtccattttcgtggtcgtttttgatgggttatagtaggttttcgaagattattttttacacatgttgattatgggtatgtaaactcctaaattaatggaaaatctcaagaaaaaaaattgcctccatatttggtctttaaatGCTCGTTGTACAGAATAAGatggatataacattaaaatacagcacatggaaatttttaatgttatatccatCCATGGAGCTTAGATCTTGTAGTTTCTGGCAACAACATCTCGGGGCAACCAGTCTGTTTGCTTGGTGCATTTCTTGTCCTTTTGCAACCACAGTGTATAATGCCGCGACTCAGAGTGTACAGTTCAGTTCATTTAAGCCAAAGATTATTGTTCGGAGAGTTCTTACAAAAACTAGGCG contains:
- the LOC139958367 gene encoding uncharacterized protein, yielding MDSGVKPLHPYNILLCKVGIHVGERMEYLHSLGRMMGCQKTTDIECPSLLFQKLEREGKLSMFKVVDFRNALEVVGLSKAAELVTVYQDTHLSGNELSRTPQEAPPPYTSITPERMDGNDVITPVPPLVEENTEQNNGAGNKDILPLRNPEPSMPTEGEEELDAPSGRRQSTESGIGLSKKKYHTVTLATLQKQYSNVGTD